Proteins encoded in a region of the Vibrio sp. CB1-14 genome:
- a CDS encoding HAD-IIIC family phosphatase: MKRLIVDLDGTLTQANTSDYLNVLPNKNLIASLKNYKNEGFEIVIATARNMRTYEGNVGKINIHTLPTIVEWLEKHEVPYDEILVGKPWCGFDGFYIDDKAIRPSEFNSLSYEEIMQLLKKENAHTDSGNEL; the protein is encoded by the coding sequence ATGAAAAGATTAATAGTTGATTTAGATGGCACATTAACCCAAGCCAATACTAGTGATTACTTGAATGTTTTACCAAATAAAAATCTTATAGCTAGCCTTAAAAATTATAAAAATGAAGGTTTTGAGATTGTCATAGCCACTGCGCGAAACATGCGTACGTATGAAGGGAATGTTGGCAAGATTAATATTCATACTTTACCAACCATTGTTGAATGGCTTGAGAAGCATGAAGTCCCATACGATGAAATTTTAGTAGGTAAGCCATGGTGTGGATTTGATGGGTTTTATATAGATGATAAAGCAATCCGACCTTCTGAGTTTAATTCTTTGAGCTATGAAGAAATTATGCAGTTATTAAAGAAAGAAAATGCGCATACTGATAGTGGCAATGAGCTTTAG
- a CDS encoding sulfotransferase domain-containing protein translates to MIDSLFLSVGAMKAGTTWLYEQLKDHPDIHFTPEKEIHYFANKVGIENQLNHRDRILKLKAILEKTANGNAKFISQNLEDISWYSEYARESEIDNEWYENLFRFNANKKFCADFSNLYCQMGRDGWDNVRKVAKNIKVIYTLRDPLERLWSHYKFHMKWVNREDDALEAGFEHFKELLDKHFFWVNAEYANNYKLLQQSLTDDELMILYFEDFRERPVDMLNKVQRFLGIEEIAPDESQLNKKVNKTKSFQMPEEWKEYALTKLSNSGALSNKKIFHSSW, encoded by the coding sequence ATGATTGACAGCTTATTTTTGAGTGTCGGTGCAATGAAAGCGGGCACAACATGGTTATATGAACAACTAAAAGATCACCCAGATATTCACTTTACACCAGAAAAAGAGATTCATTACTTTGCGAATAAAGTGGGTATTGAAAATCAGCTTAATCATCGTGATCGCATTTTAAAATTAAAAGCAATATTAGAGAAAACAGCAAATGGTAATGCTAAGTTTATCTCACAAAATTTAGAAGATATTTCATGGTATTCGGAGTATGCAAGAGAATCTGAAATCGATAACGAATGGTATGAAAACCTGTTTCGTTTTAATGCAAACAAAAAATTCTGCGCTGATTTTTCAAATTTGTATTGCCAAATGGGCCGTGACGGTTGGGATAATGTGCGTAAAGTAGCAAAAAATATAAAAGTTATTTACACACTACGCGATCCCTTAGAGCGTTTATGGTCGCACTATAAGTTTCATATGAAATGGGTCAACCGTGAAGATGATGCATTAGAAGCTGGTTTTGAGCATTTTAAAGAGTTGTTGGATAAACACTTCTTCTGGGTGAATGCTGAATACGCAAATAATTATAAGTTATTACAGCAATCATTAACAGATGATGAGTTGATGATCCTGTATTTCGAAGATTTTAGAGAGCGCCCAGTTGATATGTTAAACAAAGTACAACGTTTTTTAGGTATTGAAGAAATTGCTCCTGATGAAAGTCAGTTAAATAAAAAAGTGAACAAAACTAAAAGCTTTCAAATGCCTGAAGAGTGGAAAGAGTATGCGTTGACTAAACTTTCTAATTCAGGGGCTTTATCCAACAAAAAAATTTTCCACTCAAGTTGGTAA
- a CDS encoding glycosyltransferase has protein sequence MNKEKSHENGGPNTELTTAIVLPEKETVLDVSFYQEYYQDLSEMTIEQLEKHWTDFGMKEGRLPNTECLLRDKGLPDSLNFNIEIDPDFYNDFYPDLSSSRRLSLIDCKLHWLRAGQKEGRLKNFQDWCENQHNEIRDIAVDLNPERIIAINKIDGVTVSYKDITNQLLGNTGYPFKISNLESENSSLYLAIGKAYKSTCKDLDHHKLRIILMASINYNFNNDAYEMLGDSFFECGDLYTAKCHYKYLTEHNAEPSLNIYRKLVSAYLNMDRLEPALEYLLEASIKCKDYSSLIDLFDNVTERYYLKICGKGYALANTELKDSYREEVYKLSKSIHDLHLAYYGCYSMPDLKEVNTKKVLIVGDYHIPQCVRYRIEQKKVQLEKVGVEVVCIDWQNTEKLHNLVALHDIVIFYRVPAVPQVLKAIAQVNAVGKMAVYEIDDLLFDIEYPAPIHTFGGYIDGETYHSLKQGMSSFYAAAKLCRFGIASTQPLAVKLKELVFGKQCIVHRNGLDSHNEIDPIQKNNANTLDIFYGSGTQAHNSDVIELLLPALERIFNKHSNVRLIICGNLNLPSDFLSKYQHAIKKIPSVKNVQGYYALLSSADINLAVLHDDELNNSKSELKWFEAGYFGIPSVVSGTQNYLDVVRDGIDGFIAASSAQWFEQLDNLICNSPLREKVGLAAKQRIEREYTIEHLGEKLANELKNLVPKEKTKKIKVALVNVFFPPQAIGGATRVVADNLAVLKKKYNDTVDVVAFTSDNHCTTPHQLMVYQEDGTRVYRTTIEYRVNMDWHPKDEVVKELFAEFLKLEKPDVIHFHCVQRLGASIIEAAKETSIPYVVTVHDAWWFSDHQFLVDQLGTVYPDGHPDPYNIPLLPEGISLTDSTSRKSYLLSLLRGAKSVLTVSERFAKICRNNGIPQIKLNKNGISSSINWAHKNTSHTPRVVCAHIGGMSDHKGYHLFKQAITSIQPENIEVLVVDGTLATGQERQESWGGIYVKFISYVPQNKIESLYQQIDVVFAPSIWPESYGLVTREAAACGCWVVASDLGGIGEDIIEGKTGLRIKPDLPSLANAVKTINMDTIKFKNKIVNTEPRLTDKQVDELVEIYK, from the coding sequence ATGAATAAAGAGAAAAGTCATGAGAACGGCGGCCCTAACACAGAGCTCACTACTGCTATAGTGCTACCAGAAAAAGAAACGGTCTTAGACGTATCATTTTATCAAGAGTACTATCAAGACCTCAGTGAAATGACAATAGAACAGCTAGAAAAACATTGGACTGACTTTGGAATGAAAGAAGGGAGGCTACCCAATACAGAATGCTTATTGAGAGACAAAGGCTTACCAGACTCACTTAATTTTAATATAGAAATCGACCCGGATTTTTATAATGATTTTTATCCAGACTTAAGTTCGAGTAGACGTTTATCCCTCATAGATTGCAAATTGCATTGGCTTAGGGCTGGCCAAAAAGAAGGTCGTTTAAAAAACTTTCAGGATTGGTGTGAAAATCAACACAATGAAATTCGTGATATAGCAGTAGATCTAAACCCTGAAAGAATAATAGCAATAAACAAAATAGATGGTGTTACTGTTTCCTATAAAGACATAACAAACCAACTGTTAGGAAATACAGGCTACCCATTTAAAATCAGCAACTTAGAGTCAGAAAACAGTTCACTTTACTTAGCGATTGGTAAGGCCTATAAAAGTACTTGCAAAGATTTGGATCACCATAAGTTGCGTATAATCCTTATGGCATCAATAAATTACAATTTTAACAATGATGCGTACGAGATGCTAGGAGACTCTTTTTTTGAGTGTGGCGATTTATATACTGCAAAATGTCACTATAAATATCTTACAGAGCACAATGCTGAGCCAAGTCTCAATATCTACAGGAAGCTAGTCTCAGCATATCTAAATATGGACAGATTAGAGCCAGCTTTGGAATATTTATTGGAAGCATCCATAAAGTGTAAGGACTATAGCTCACTAATTGATTTATTCGATAACGTTACAGAAAGATACTATCTAAAAATTTGTGGCAAAGGATATGCATTGGCAAATACTGAGCTGAAAGATTCGTATCGGGAAGAAGTGTACAAACTATCTAAATCTATTCATGACCTTCATTTAGCCTATTATGGCTGCTATAGCATGCCTGATTTGAAAGAGGTTAACACAAAAAAAGTACTAATTGTTGGTGATTACCATATTCCACAATGTGTACGTTATAGAATAGAACAAAAAAAAGTTCAACTGGAAAAAGTTGGAGTAGAAGTTGTCTGCATTGATTGGCAAAATACCGAGAAGCTTCATAACTTAGTAGCTTTACATGACATTGTTATTTTTTACAGGGTTCCTGCAGTACCTCAAGTATTAAAAGCAATTGCTCAAGTAAACGCAGTTGGGAAGATGGCCGTTTATGAAATTGATGATCTTCTATTTGACATTGAATATCCAGCACCTATTCATACATTTGGGGGCTATATAGATGGAGAAACATACCACTCATTAAAGCAAGGAATGTCATCTTTTTACGCAGCAGCTAAATTATGTCGTTTCGGTATAGCTTCAACTCAGCCATTAGCCGTTAAGCTAAAAGAGCTAGTTTTTGGCAAACAGTGTATTGTCCACAGAAATGGCTTAGACTCACATAATGAAATTGACCCTATCCAAAAAAACAATGCTAATACGCTAGATATCTTCTATGGCAGTGGAACACAAGCGCATAATAGTGATGTTATTGAATTACTACTACCAGCTCTTGAGCGTATATTTAATAAACATAGTAATGTCAGACTTATTATTTGTGGCAATCTAAATTTACCTTCGGATTTTTTATCAAAATATCAACATGCAATAAAGAAAATCCCTTCTGTAAAAAACGTACAAGGATATTATGCTTTATTATCCTCGGCAGATATTAATCTAGCGGTCTTACATGATGACGAGTTAAATAACAGCAAAAGTGAACTTAAATGGTTTGAAGCGGGATATTTCGGGATTCCATCGGTTGTCAGTGGCACACAGAATTATTTGGACGTAGTAAGGGACGGCATTGACGGGTTCATCGCAGCATCTTCAGCACAGTGGTTTGAACAGTTGGACAATTTAATTTGCAATAGTCCTCTTCGTGAAAAAGTAGGTTTGGCTGCAAAACAGCGGATTGAAAGAGAATACACAATTGAACACCTCGGTGAAAAACTTGCTAATGAATTAAAGAATCTAGTTCCGAAGGAAAAGACTAAAAAAATCAAGGTCGCATTAGTTAATGTTTTTTTTCCTCCCCAAGCCATTGGTGGTGCCACTCGAGTTGTTGCAGACAACTTGGCAGTACTAAAGAAAAAATATAACGATACTGTTGATGTCGTCGCCTTTACTAGTGATAACCATTGTACAACCCCCCATCAACTAATGGTCTATCAAGAAGATGGCACTAGGGTTTATCGCACAACAATAGAATATCGCGTTAATATGGACTGGCATCCTAAAGACGAAGTGGTCAAAGAACTTTTTGCAGAGTTTCTCAAACTTGAAAAACCAGATGTTATTCACTTTCATTGTGTGCAACGCCTAGGGGCTTCAATTATAGAAGCTGCAAAGGAGACTAGTATTCCATATGTTGTAACTGTTCATGATGCATGGTGGTTCTCAGATCATCAATTTTTGGTGGACCAACTAGGTACTGTCTACCCTGATGGTCACCCTGACCCTTATAATATTCCTTTATTACCCGAGGGAATTTCGCTAACAGATTCAACCTCTCGTAAAAGTTATTTGTTATCGCTACTTCGTGGCGCGAAATCAGTATTGACTGTATCAGAAAGGTTCGCAAAAATATGCAGGAACAATGGTATTCCTCAAATAAAATTAAATAAAAATGGCATATCATCGTCGATAAATTGGGCACATAAGAATACCTCACATACACCTCGTGTGGTATGTGCGCACATTGGGGGAATGAGTGATCATAAAGGTTATCATTTATTCAAACAAGCAATTACCTCGATACAGCCCGAAAATATTGAAGTTCTAGTTGTCGATGGTACATTAGCCACTGGACAAGAGAGACAAGAGAGTTGGGGTGGCATATATGTAAAGTTCATAAGCTATGTACCTCAAAATAAAATAGAATCACTCTACCAACAAATCGATGTAGTGTTTGCACCCTCAATTTGGCCAGAAAGTTATGGATTGGTAACACGCGAAGCCGCAGCTTGCGGCTGCTGGGTGGTAGCAAGTGATTTAGGTGGTATCGGTGAAGACATTATTGAGGGAAAGACTGGGTTAAGAATAAAACCAGACTTACCTAGTTTGGCTAATGCTGTTAAAACAATAAATATGGATACAATTAAATTTAAAAATAAAATAGTAAACACAGAGCCCCGTTTAACAGACAAGCAAGTGGATGAACTAGTGGAGATATATAAATGA